A region from the Triticum aestivum cultivar Chinese Spring chromosome 3D, IWGSC CS RefSeq v2.1, whole genome shotgun sequence genome encodes:
- the LOC123075312 gene encoding transcription factor BHLH6, giving the protein MGDSLDYSVCLEAQERPRYELTGQRMKRTQAESTDLDCSMHGGGRGSRVSGGYNGYWNWSSPDTGYSSSPVVSAAVSASKSNVVVTRRLRGRTLNGKLYTLRSVVPNITKMDKVSILRDAIEYIHQLQEQERRMLAEISLLESAAEVHGHAQLLAATLQPVLPNGCAGHAMPPVKKTRGPLSFPSAVTPAPASAMAVASPPVEIVEVRVTGAGDKLLVVSVACRHRKDAMAKVCRAFESLRLAVISANVTVASGTVTHTALLQRQEIHKSEMKGLIETAIAHVDVAGSSISY; this is encoded by the exons ATGGGCGATAGCTTGGACTACTCGGTTTGCTTGGAAGCACAAGAGCGCCCTAGGTACGAACTTACCGGACAGAGGATGAAGAGGACTCAGGCTGAATCGACTGACCTGGACTGCAGCAtgcacggcggcggcaggggcaGCAGGGTGTCCGGCGGCTACAACGGTTACTGGAATTGGAGCTCCCCGGACACCGGATACTCGAGCTCCCCCGTGGTGTCGGCGGCGGTGTCGGCGAGCAAGAGCAACGTCGTCGTCACGAGGAGGCTACGCGGCCGGACGCTCAACGGCAAGCTCTACACCCTCCGGAGCGTCGTCCCAAACATCACCAAG ATGGATAAGGTGTCCATCCTCAGGGACGCCATCGAGTACATCCATCAGCTGCAGGAGCAGGAGCGCCGGATGCTCGCCGAGATATCCCTCCTTGAGTCGGCGGCGGAGGTACATGGCCATGCCCAGCTGCTTGCTGCTACACTACAGCCCGTCCTTCCTAACGGCTGCGCCGGACACGCCATGCCGCCGGTGAAGAAAACGAGGGGCCCCCTGTCATTCCCGTCCGCGGTGACCCCCGCCCCCGCATCCGCCATGGCCGTCGCATCTCCGCCGGTCGAGATTGTCGAG GTGAGGGTGACGGGCGCTGGCGATAAGCTGCTGGTGGTGAGCGTCGCGTGCCGCCACCGGAAGGACGCCATGGCCAAGGTGTGCCGCGCGTTCGAGAGCCTCCGGCTCGCCGTCATCTCGGCTAACGTCACGGTTGCGTCCGGGACGGTGACGCACACCGCGCTCCTACAG AGACAGGAAATACATAAGAGCGAAATGAAGGGATTGATCGAGACTGCAATCGCCCATGTTGATGTCGCAGGAAGTAGTATTAGTTACTAA